Proteins encoded together in one Clostridium felsineum DSM 794 window:
- a CDS encoding C1 family peptidase — translation MKFKTITTKALVSSFTIGALLLTSVTFGAHVNAQTLHPLGLRTRHQTIKGMKKAPRTFAAVRKAATSVDLSANFPTVKDQGSLGSCVTFASTYAKSYEENQKRNWGVKTLNHFFSPSYIYSQIHADDSADGGGSQFSDAFNLLVDQGDTTITDMPYDGDDYGWETQPTSLQKRHAAQYKATDWQQLDSGDYTEIKDELAQGNPVVIGIDVYPDFDNISPSNPIFDVISGKDRGGHALCVVGYDDSKQAVKFINSWGTNWGINGYGWISYKVLQQENSDAYVLQD, via the coding sequence ATGAAATTTAAAACAATTACTACTAAAGCATTAGTTAGCTCATTTACTATAGGAGCATTATTATTAACAAGTGTGACTTTTGGAGCACATGTTAATGCGCAAACTTTGCATCCATTAGGTCTTAGAACTCGTCATCAAACTATTAAAGGAATGAAGAAGGCTCCAAGAACATTTGCCGCAGTTAGAAAAGCTGCAACATCAGTTGATTTATCAGCTAATTTTCCAACTGTTAAAGATCAAGGTTCATTAGGAAGCTGCGTTACTTTCGCTTCAACTTATGCTAAGAGTTATGAAGAAAACCAAAAAAGAAATTGGGGAGTAAAAACTCTTAACCATTTCTTCAGCCCTTCATACATCTACAGCCAAATACATGCTGATGATTCAGCTGATGGTGGTGGAAGTCAGTTTAGTGATGCTTTCAACCTTCTTGTAGATCAAGGAGATACAACAATAACTGATATGCCATATGATGGTGATGATTATGGTTGGGAAACTCAACCAACATCATTACAAAAAAGACATGCAGCTCAATACAAAGCTACTGATTGGCAACAACTTGATAGTGGAGATTATACAGAAATAAAGGATGAATTAGCTCAAGGAAATCCTGTTGTTATAGGAATAGATGTTTATCCTGATTTTGATAATATCTCACCAAGCAATCCTATATTTGATGTAATATCAGGTAAAGACAGAGGTGGACATGCTCTTTGTGTAGTTGGTTATGATGATAGCAAACAAGCTGTTAAGTTCATCAACTCTTGGGGTACAAACTGGGGTATTAACGGATATGGTTGGATTAGCTATAAAGTACTTCAACAAGAAAATTCAGATGCATATGTTTTACAAGACTAA
- a CDS encoding Ig-like domain-containing protein, with product MKRKNVVLIIVLSFIFTMFYLSNNFKADTNEVGVSYEAHVQNVGWQAPVQDGSEVGTDGRGLRVEALKIKLNNAPNGAQISYRTHVQNIGWQAWTQDGIEAGTDGQGLRIEALEIKLINMPDYIVQYQAHVQNIGWQAWVQDGAEAGTNGQSLRVEALKIRIVKKTSVQSITLNKTSDELKAGQVDQLSAVFNPVDATNKNLNWTSSDSTVAAVDANGKITALKQGTATVTAASIDGNKTASCAVTVDPGDLGVSYSAHVQNIGWQDFVQDGGEVGTDGQSLRVEALKIKLLNAPAGAQITYRTHVQNVGWQPWVSDGVEAGTDGRGLRIEAMEIKLVNMPDYTVQYQAHVQNVGWQAWTQDGAEAGTNGKGLRVEALRIRIVKKVDVQSITLNKASSSLKVGDTDNLVASILPTSATNKNIKWTSSNEYVATVDYSGKVTAISVGNAVITATTEDGNKTAAVSVSVGTNNLKEAQALQSANTILSSIINPNMTQVQKELAIHDYIVANTQYETAVFTTNNVSYDIYTAYGALINHRAVCQGYAEAFKIMCNLVGIPTGMITDYALDHAWNIVKLDDGNYYQVDATWDDPVAQNNTSLDLNHKYFNLSDKQMLADHTIDKAEWDADNYPKANVDNSEFYRTADDSTDSNVVYTNYNNKLTSVDSNGTMKTLTTDDATSINYYNGAVYYISGRSAYKVDTNGQNRVQILSGNIYKMYLYNGAIYYLDLNNWSINKLVLDGSYQNNTLIGYTWNTNYFISSGSLYYEAYDDDYLHKVDLNTLIDTKILTVTDYYVTGYNNFIYYKDATKLYRTDLNGSNSLLISNSITNKFINIFENYIYYEDSNSVWYKMNLDGSNLVKLMY from the coding sequence ATGAAAAGAAAAAATGTAGTATTAATAATTGTCCTTTCCTTTATTTTTACAATGTTCTATTTAAGTAATAATTTTAAAGCAGATACAAATGAAGTAGGAGTTTCCTATGAAGCGCACGTTCAAAATGTAGGTTGGCAAGCTCCTGTTCAGGATGGTTCTGAGGTAGGAACAGATGGACGTGGACTTAGAGTTGAAGCACTGAAAATTAAACTTAATAATGCACCAAATGGAGCGCAAATAAGCTATAGAACGCATGTACAAAATATAGGCTGGCAGGCTTGGACTCAAGATGGAATAGAGGCAGGAACAGATGGACAAGGTCTTAGAATTGAAGCCTTAGAGATAAAGCTTATAAACATGCCAGATTATATAGTACAGTATCAAGCGCATGTACAAAATATAGGCTGGCAAGCTTGGGTACAAGACGGAGCTGAAGCAGGAACAAATGGACAATCTCTTAGAGTTGAAGCTTTGAAAATAAGAATAGTTAAAAAGACATCGGTTCAGTCCATAACCTTAAACAAGACTTCAGATGAATTAAAAGCAGGACAAGTAGATCAGTTAAGTGCTGTATTTAATCCAGTGGATGCTACCAATAAAAATTTAAATTGGACTTCTTCAGATTCTACGGTAGCAGCTGTTGATGCTAATGGCAAAATTACAGCTCTTAAACAAGGAACTGCAACAGTTACAGCAGCATCAATTGATGGGAATAAAACAGCCTCATGTGCTGTTACTGTAGATCCTGGAGATTTGGGTGTAAGCTATAGTGCACACGTACAGAATATAGGTTGGCAAGATTTTGTACAAGATGGAGGCGAGGTAGGAACAGATGGACAGTCTCTTCGAGTTGAAGCTTTAAAAATTAAGCTTTTAAATGCACCAGCTGGAGCTCAAATAACCTATAGAACGCATGTGCAGAATGTAGGCTGGCAACCTTGGGTTTCTGACGGGGTTGAGGCAGGAACAGATGGACGAGGACTTAGAATCGAGGCAATGGAAATTAAGCTTGTAAATATGCCAGATTATACAGTACAGTATCAGGCACATGTGCAGAATGTAGGTTGGCAAGCTTGGACACAAGATGGAGCCGAAGCTGGAACAAATGGCAAAGGACTTAGGGTTGAAGCATTAAGAATAAGGATAGTAAAAAAAGTAGATGTACAATCTATAACCTTAAATAAAGCTTCAAGTAGTTTAAAGGTAGGTGATACAGATAATTTAGTAGCATCAATATTACCTACAAGCGCAACAAATAAAAATATAAAATGGACATCTTCCAATGAATATGTGGCAACTGTAGATTACAGTGGTAAAGTTACAGCTATTTCTGTGGGAAATGCAGTGATTACAGCTACAACTGAAGATGGAAACAAAACAGCTGCGGTATCAGTTTCTGTTGGGACTAATAATTTGAAGGAAGCTCAGGCACTTCAAAGTGCAAATACTATTTTAAGTAGTATAATTAATCCAAATATGACACAGGTTCAAAAGGAACTTGCTATACATGATTATATAGTTGCCAATACTCAGTATGAAACAGCTGTATTTACAACTAATAACGTATCTTATGATATTTATACCGCTTATGGAGCCCTTATTAATCATAGAGCAGTGTGTCAGGGGTATGCGGAAGCTTTTAAAATTATGTGTAATTTAGTAGGAATACCAACAGGTATGATAACAGACTACGCACTTGATCATGCTTGGAATATTGTAAAATTAGATGATGGAAACTATTATCAAGTAGATGCTACCTGGGATGATCCTGTAGCACAAAACAACACATCCTTAGATTTAAATCATAAGTATTTTAATTTATCTGATAAACAAATGCTTGCAGATCATACCATTGATAAAGCAGAGTGGGACGCAGATAATTATCCTAAAGCTAATGTTGATAATAGTGAGTTTTATAGAACAGCTGATGACTCAACAGATTCGAATGTGGTTTATACTAACTATAATAATAAGCTTACAAGTGTAGATTCAAATGGTACCATGAAAACACTTACTACTGATGATGCTACAAGTATTAATTACTACAACGGAGCAGTTTATTATATAAGTGGTAGATCAGCCTATAAGGTAGATACTAATGGTCAAAATAGAGTTCAAATATTGAGTGGAAATATATATAAGATGTATCTATACAATGGAGCTATTTATTATTTAGATCTTAATAATTGGTCTATTAATAAATTAGTTTTAGATGGAAGTTATCAAAATAACACATTAATAGGATATACCTGGAATACTAACTATTTTATAAGTAGTGGAAGTTTATATTATGAGGCCTATGATGATGATTATCTTCATAAGGTTGATTTAAACACATTAATAGATACTAAAATATTAACCGTTACTGACTACTATGTAACTGGCTATAATAATTTTATATACTATAAGGATGCAACAAAGCTTTATAGAACAGATTTAAACGGCTCAAATTCTCTTTTAATTTCAAATAGCATAACAAATAAATTTATAAATATATTTGAAAATTATATATACTATGAGGATAGCAATAGTGTTTGGTATAAAATGAATTTAGACGGAAGTAATTTGGTTAAATTAATGTATTGA
- a CDS encoding Ig-like domain-containing protein, with product MKRKYIVLSIGLALILIFFCSGKTVIKADSNEVGISYDAHVQNIGWQPWVFDGQEAGTNGQALRVEALKIKLVNAPEGAQVMYRAHVQNIGWQAWTQDGLEAGTDGQNLRIEAIEIKLVNMPGYSVEYSAHVQNIGWQDWTQDGLEAGTEGEGLRVEALRIKIVKNTVVQAIKLNKASDTLKVGDKDLLSVNFSPVDANNKNLKWTSSNANIVSVDESGKITALKVGNAIITASSIDGEKNDTCSVTVNPGDLGITYSTHVQNIGWQNWTQDGLEAGTEGQDLRIEALKIKLVNAPDGAQISYRTHVQNIGWQDWRQDGLEAGTEGQGLRVEALEMKLLNMPNYMVQYQAYVQNVGWQDWVYDGSIAGTEGEGLRIEAIKIKLVKKVSVESIKLEKNSLNLSVGNVDSVKASISPIGATNKNVKWMSSNENVVVVTDSGNIRALSMGTAVITATSEDGNKTASCTINVNGSSNEENETLSTAKEVLSKIIKPNMTQLEKELAIHDYIVANTQYDTDIFRTTDVPASDYTSYGVLLNHKAVCAGYAEAFKLMCNLEDIPTRTVVDYTINHEWNTVKLNDGNFYQVDVTWDDPLYFNQDVSDISHKYFNISDKQMFADHAIDKNIWDTYAYPVASVDNSEFYSITGEAADNNMVYTSYEGNLSGVDSKGNVKVISNDDAKNIIYDNGLLYYISNDCIYRIDTNGQSKVKIASKASKMYLYNGDIYYLGSNDWAIHRVKLDWQNNSNKDSIVAYTWNSNFFIKYGCLYYETTDHLGLNKIDLSTLSDKEILKVSDYNITNYNDYIYYKDSNKLYRTDLSGGNLKLISSNIVQWIQVYMGYIYYRDDDNSWFRMNLDGNNLISINI from the coding sequence ATGAAACGAAAGTACATAGTTTTAAGTATTGGGCTTGCACTTATACTTATATTTTTTTGTTCAGGTAAAACTGTAATAAAAGCCGATTCTAATGAAGTAGGAATTTCTTATGATGCTCATGTTCAAAATATAGGCTGGCAGCCGTGGGTATTTGACGGGCAAGAAGCAGGTACGAATGGACAGGCACTTAGGGTTGAAGCCTTAAAGATAAAACTTGTAAATGCACCTGAGGGAGCGCAAGTAATGTATAGGGCACATGTACAAAATATAGGTTGGCAAGCTTGGACTCAAGACGGATTAGAGGCAGGTACAGATGGACAAAACCTTAGAATTGAGGCAATTGAAATAAAGCTTGTAAATATGCCGGGGTATTCTGTTGAGTATAGTGCACATGTACAGAACATAGGCTGGCAGGACTGGACTCAAGATGGATTAGAGGCAGGTACAGAGGGTGAAGGACTTAGAGTTGAAGCTTTGAGAATAAAGATAGTTAAAAATACAGTAGTGCAGGCTATAAAATTAAATAAGGCATCTGATACTTTAAAAGTTGGAGATAAGGATTTATTAAGTGTAAATTTTAGTCCTGTAGATGCTAACAATAAAAATTTAAAATGGACATCTTCAAATGCTAATATAGTATCCGTAGATGAAAGTGGAAAAATTACAGCATTAAAGGTAGGAAATGCAATAATCACAGCTTCTTCTATTGATGGAGAAAAGAATGATACTTGTAGTGTTACTGTGAATCCCGGAGATTTAGGAATAACCTATAGTACACATGTACAGAATATAGGTTGGCAAAACTGGACTCAAGATGGGTTAGAGGCAGGTACGGAAGGCCAAGATCTTAGAATCGAAGCCCTTAAAATAAAGCTTGTAAATGCACCAGATGGAGCACAAATATCATATAGAACGCATGTACAAAATATAGGTTGGCAGGATTGGAGACAAGACGGTTTAGAGGCAGGAACAGAAGGACAAGGGCTTAGAGTTGAAGCTTTGGAAATGAAACTCCTAAATATGCCTAATTATATGGTTCAATATCAAGCATATGTACAAAATGTAGGCTGGCAAGATTGGGTTTACGATGGCTCTATAGCAGGAACAGAAGGTGAAGGTCTTAGAATTGAAGCAATAAAAATAAAGCTTGTAAAAAAGGTTTCTGTAGAGTCTATAAAACTAGAAAAAAACTCTTTGAATTTAAGTGTAGGGAATGTAGACAGTGTTAAGGCTTCAATTTCACCAATAGGAGCTACCAATAAGAATGTTAAGTGGATGTCATCTAATGAAAATGTAGTAGTAGTAACTGATAGTGGTAATATTAGAGCACTTTCCATGGGAACAGCAGTAATTACGGCAACTAGTGAGGATGGAAATAAAACTGCTTCCTGCACTATTAATGTAAATGGCAGTAGTAATGAAGAAAATGAAACTTTAAGTACTGCAAAGGAGGTTTTAAGTAAGATAATAAAACCTAATATGACACAGCTTGAAAAAGAACTTGCTATTCATGATTATATAGTTGCAAATACTCAATATGATACGGATATATTTAGAACTACGGATGTACCAGCTAGTGATTATACTTCTTATGGGGTTCTTTTAAATCACAAGGCAGTATGTGCTGGATATGCAGAAGCTTTCAAATTAATGTGCAATTTAGAAGATATTCCAACAAGAACAGTAGTTGATTATACAATTAATCATGAGTGGAACACTGTTAAATTAAATGATGGAAATTTCTATCAAGTAGATGTAACTTGGGATGATCCTCTTTACTTTAATCAAGATGTTTCTGATATAAGTCATAAATATTTTAACATATCAGATAAGCAAATGTTTGCAGATCATGCTATTGATAAAAATATATGGGACACATACGCTTATCCAGTTGCTTCAGTTGATAATAGTGAATTCTATTCGATTACAGGAGAAGCTGCTGATAATAATATGGTTTATACAAGCTATGAGGGAAATCTTTCTGGAGTAGATTCAAAGGGAAATGTTAAGGTAATATCAAATGATGATGCAAAAAATATCATTTATGACAATGGACTTTTATATTATATAAGCAACGATTGTATATATAGGATAGATACTAATGGGCAGAGTAAAGTTAAGATAGCAAGTAAAGCTTCAAAAATGTATTTATATAACGGAGATATTTATTATCTTGGAAGTAATGATTGGGCTATTCATAGAGTTAAATTAGATTGGCAAAATAATAGCAATAAAGATAGTATAGTAGCATACACTTGGAATTCTAACTTTTTTATAAAATATGGTTGTTTATATTATGAAACAACTGACCATTTAGGTCTTAATAAAATCGATTTAAGTACACTTTCTGATAAGGAAATATTAAAGGTTTCTGATTATAATATAACTAATTATAACGACTATATATACTATAAAGATTCAAATAAGCTTTACAGAACCGATTTAAGTGGCGGAAATCTAAAACTTATATCAAGTAATATCGTGCAATGGATACAGGTATATATGGGATATATATATTATCGTGATGATGATAACAGTTGGTTCAGAATGAATTTAGATGGAAACAATTTAATTAGTATAAATATTTAA
- a CDS encoding ParA family protein codes for MATVISIINVKGGVGKTTTAINLAGEMAKKKKKVLLIDNDSQSNITQILNINCEFNLYDLYTNNKVGFEDCIESHNPYIYVLSNTIDSAILESMLTNKMNRESILKNKFLKFNNDFDFIIIDNSPFLGITVQNSLVMSDYFIEVIDNSTSALQGLNMVNKVVEEMNESGLNPNLKLLGILRNRFERRTVFNKQFDEVVQEELKGNLFQTIVYSSVKYKEAAALHRTIQEYDVERSKVYGALYKEVLARL; via the coding sequence ATGGCTACTGTAATAAGCATAATTAATGTTAAAGGTGGGGTTGGCAAAACAACTACTGCAATTAACTTAGCTGGTGAAATGGCAAAAAAGAAAAAAAAGGTCCTTTTGATAGATAACGATAGTCAAAGTAATATAACTCAAATACTGAATATAAACTGTGAATTTAATTTATATGATCTTTATACAAATAATAAAGTTGGTTTTGAAGATTGTATAGAATCTCATAATCCATATATATATGTACTTTCAAATACTATAGATAGTGCTATCCTAGAAAGTATGCTTACAAATAAAATGAATAGAGAAAGTATTCTAAAAAATAAATTTCTAAAATTTAATAACGATTTTGACTTTATTATAATAGACAACTCTCCTTTTCTAGGCATAACTGTTCAAAACAGTCTTGTAATGAGTGATTATTTTATAGAAGTAATAGACAACTCTACAAGTGCTCTTCAAGGATTAAACATGGTTAATAAAGTCGTAGAAGAAATGAACGAAAGCGGTCTTAACCCAAATCTTAAACTTTTAGGTATATTAAGAAATAGATTTGAAAGACGAACTGTTTTTAATAAACAATTTGATGAAGTAGTACAAGAAGAACTTAAAGGGAACTTATTCCAAACTATAGTTTATAGTAGTGTTAAATATAAAGAAGCAGCAGCACTCCATAGAACTATACAAGAATATGATGTTGAACGTAGTAAGGTTTATGGTGCTTTATATAAAGAAGTACTAGCTAGACTTTAG
- a CDS encoding ribbon-helix-helix protein, CopG family, with protein MKNNFKESIKNNIKTEVSESKEDLKEDLPEVTVAKEGKFKISKKKDEKSIKKTFNLYMNENLVKELDQICKKTGYSRNELINKMCDFCVNNIDFE; from the coding sequence ATGAAAAATAATTTTAAAGAAAGCATAAAAAATAATATCAAAACAGAGGTTTCTGAAAGTAAAGAGGATTTAAAAGAGGATTTACCTGAAGTTACAGTAGCTAAAGAGGGTAAATTTAAAATATCTAAGAAAAAAGATGAGAAATCCATAAAAAAGACTTTTAATCTTTACATGAACGAAAATTTGGTTAAAGAATTAGATCAAATATGCAAAAAAACAGGTTACAGCAGAAATGAACTCATAAATAAAATGTGTGATTTTTGTGTAAATAATATAGATTTTGAATAG
- a CDS encoding replication initiation protein, with product MKKKLVAMRPEKLIEARYNLTSKENDIIDMILNTIKDDGKHVYKIDIEKYKNLFVSGSTNVYRDIKKATKDLFTKHNKFIIKDKALGKEFYFTWFSMLNYNDKDGSIYFEIGETLKAALLEMKKRIYYELQYTLNFRSIYSKRIYYMLKSFSDTGWRIDNIDDLQYKLNCPPSYKNYAVFKNKVLVQAQKEINGSDISFDFTPIKTGKKVTGIKFLIKDTNTVKVKNEVACTSAKENDKAKEVQEIFKNHEITKKEAEGILKESGGDLNVIRNCYTYALNKNVKNIVGYIRTLVKDFKEPKANVVVDNFNNYGQRKYDFEKIERGLLGWEDDED from the coding sequence ATGAAAAAAAAATTAGTAGCTATGCGTCCTGAAAAGCTCATTGAAGCTAGATATAATTTAACTTCAAAGGAAAATGATATTATAGACATGATATTAAATACAATAAAGGACGATGGGAAACATGTTTATAAAATAGATATAGAAAAATATAAGAATTTATTTGTGTCAGGTTCAACTAATGTGTATAGAGATATAAAAAAGGCTACCAAGGATTTATTTACAAAACACAATAAATTTATAATAAAAGATAAAGCGTTAGGAAAAGAATTTTATTTTACTTGGTTTAGTATGCTTAATTACAATGACAAGGATGGATCTATCTATTTTGAAATAGGAGAAACTTTAAAGGCAGCACTTCTTGAAATGAAAAAAAGAATTTATTATGAGCTTCAATACACTTTAAATTTTAGGAGTATATATTCTAAAAGGATTTACTATATGCTTAAATCCTTTTCGGATACAGGTTGGAGAATTGACAATATTGATGATTTGCAATACAAATTAAATTGTCCACCAAGTTATAAAAATTATGCTGTATTTAAAAATAAGGTTTTAGTTCAAGCACAAAAAGAAATCAATGGAAGCGACATATCCTTTGATTTTACGCCTATTAAAACAGGAAAAAAAGTTACAGGTATCAAGTTTCTAATAAAAGACACTAATACAGTTAAGGTGAAGAATGAAGTAGCATGTACTAGCGCAAAAGAAAATGATAAAGCAAAAGAAGTTCAGGAAATATTTAAAAATCATGAAATAACTAAAAAAGAAGCTGAAGGTATTTTAAAAGAAAGTGGCGGAGATCTCAATGTTATACGAAATTGTTATACATATGCTCTAAACAAGAATGTAAAAAATATAGTTGGATACATAAGAACTCTAGTAAAGGATTTCAAAGAACCAAAAGCTAATGTGGTAGTTGATAATTTTAATAATTATGGTCAAAGAAAATATGATTTTGAAAAGATTGAAAGAGGTCTTTTAGGTTGGGAAGACGACGAAGATTAA
- a CDS encoding DUF2922 domain-containing protein: protein MAKTLKLKFSNEAGKNVSVNIPNISDSVTSDQVKTLSSDIISKGIFTSTGGTLKKVVSANLLETSTTDLLQ, encoded by the coding sequence ATGGCAAAAACACTTAAATTAAAATTTTCAAACGAAGCTGGTAAAAATGTTAGTGTAAATATACCTAATATAAGTGACAGTGTAACATCAGATCAAGTAAAAACCTTAAGCTCAGATATAATCTCTAAAGGTATATTTACTTCAACCGGTGGTACCTTAAAAAAAGTTGTATCTGCTAATTTATTAGAAACTTCTACTACAGATTTACTTCAATAG
- a CDS encoding DUF1659 domain-containing protein, whose protein sequence is MAATSSIYKRQLSLSYASQNAKGKQVTKSINLKNINTAATLDDLYSIANEISKLLSVSVTAINTVDNSKLNA, encoded by the coding sequence ATGGCTGCAACCTCAAGTATATACAAAAGACAACTTTCTTTAAGCTACGCTTCACAAAATGCAAAGGGCAAACAAGTAACAAAAAGTATTAATTTAAAAAATATTAATACTGCTGCAACTTTAGATGATCTTTATTCTATTGCTAATGAAATCTCAAAACTTCTATCTGTATCTGTAACTGCTATCAATACTGTAGATAATTCTAAGTTAAATGCTTAA
- a CDS encoding bifunctional helix-turn-helix transcriptional regulator/GNAT family N-acetyltransferase, producing MEKQYSEVLKIREFNRFYTNILGLLNQGILNTEYSLTEARVLIEISERRECTANNLIRELYIDKGYISRILKNFENKNLIKKEKSFEDKRFTILKLTPNGKEVLEELQKKSNLQIFKLIQDLSFIEKEKLMKSMKTIESLLKIEEKNVIIRDYTSEDLNYIIKKHKDIYSEEYGFSSIFGDYVEKYIRKFEKVHDENKENIWIAECDGKIAGAIALVKGEESFSAQLRWFLVDPSFRRNGIGKMLIRKLLDFK from the coding sequence GTGGAAAAGCAATATAGTGAGGTATTAAAGATAAGAGAATTTAATAGATTCTATACAAATATTCTTGGACTCTTGAATCAGGGTATATTAAATACTGAGTATTCATTGACAGAAGCAAGAGTACTTATTGAAATAAGTGAAAGAAGAGAATGTACGGCTAACAATCTAATAAGGGAATTATATATTGACAAGGGATACATAAGTAGGATTTTAAAAAACTTCGAAAATAAAAATTTAATAAAAAAAGAAAAGAGTTTTGAGGATAAAAGATTTACAATTTTAAAGCTGACTCCAAATGGAAAAGAAGTTTTAGAAGAGCTTCAGAAAAAATCTAATCTGCAAATTTTTAAATTAATACAAGATTTGAGTTTTATTGAAAAAGAAAAATTAATGAAATCCATGAAAACTATAGAGAGTTTACTAAAGATAGAAGAAAAAAATGTGATTATTAGAGATTATACTTCAGAAGATTTGAATTATATAATAAAAAAGCATAAAGATATTTACAGTGAAGAGTATGGTTTTTCTAGCATATTTGGTGACTATGTTGAAAAATATATAAGAAAATTTGAAAAAGTTCATGATGAAAATAAAGAAAACATATGGATTGCAGAATGTGATGGGAAAATAGCAGGTGCTATAGCTTTAGTTAAGGGTGAAGAAAGTTTTTCGGCTCAACTTAGATGGTTTTTGGTAGATCCAAGTTTTCGTAGAAATGGAATTGGTAAGATGCTTATAAGAAAACTTTTGGATTTCAAATAA
- a CDS encoding sigma-70 family RNA polymerase sigma factor, translating into MNYLSDENLKLLVLKSRCGDSLALNKVIDYFDPFIKNFAKKIYIKNFDKNDLYAECKLTVLLSIKKCDIKKYNFTAYTMNSIKNNLYCKVRTQVKFQSELSLNCKVSDESCTFQDMLIDTTNSFKSFTLENALSYLSKDEKDIIDHIYFLGYSSIEYSQKSGVNYRTCLRRKNRALTKLKNQLN; encoded by the coding sequence ATGAATTATTTATCTGATGAAAACCTAAAGCTTTTAGTTCTTAAATCTCGCTGTGGCGATTCTCTAGCCTTAAATAAAGTCATAGATTATTTTGATCCCTTTATAAAAAATTTTGCTAAAAAAATATACATTAAGAACTTTGACAAAAATGATTTATATGCCGAATGTAAACTTACAGTTTTGTTGTCCATAAAAAAATGCGATATAAAAAAATATAACTTTACTGCCTATACCATGAATTCTATAAAAAACAACCTTTATTGTAAAGTAAGAACTCAGGTAAAATTTCAATCAGAACTTAGCCTAAACTGCAAAGTTTCAGACGAAAGTTGCACCTTCCAAGATATGCTCATAGATACTACTAACTCATTTAAATCCTTTACTTTAGAAAATGCTTTAAGTTATTTAAGCAAGGATGAAAAAGATATCATTGATCACATTTACTTTTTAGGTTACTCTTCTATAGAATATTCACAGAAATCTGGTGTTAATTATCGGACATGCCTCAGACGAAAAAACCGAGCCTTAACTAAACTAAAAAATCAGCTCAATTAG
- a CDS encoding YvrJ family protein → MNSSDIVSLIGNVGFPIAVSIYLLVRIEGKIEALTTSINSLTNTINSSSIKK, encoded by the coding sequence ATGAACTCTTCTGATATAGTAAGTCTTATAGGCAACGTTGGCTTTCCCATAGCCGTATCTATTTATCTTTTAGTTAGAATAGAAGGCAAAATTGAAGCCCTCACCACTTCTATAAATAGTCTCACAAATACCATAAACAGTTCAAGCATAAAAAAATAA